The Nocardioides sp. cx-173 genome segment CGCGAGCGGGGTGCGCTCGTGGGTCTCGGCCAGCTGCGCCACCGTGGGCTGGAACCGGGTCTCCGGGCCGGTCTCCACCTCCACCACCTCGCAGCCGAGGGCGGCCAGGACGTTGCGGTAGCAGGGGTAGCCGGGGCGCGCCATCGCCACCCGGTCGCCGACCTCGAACGCCGCCAGGAACGCGAGTAGGAATCCGCCGCTCGAGCCGGTGGTGACCACGACGTCGTCGGCGGACACCTCGATGCCGTGGGTGCGCCGGTGGTGCCCCGCGATCGCCTCGCGCAGCTCGAGGATGCCGGTGGCGGGGGTGTAACCCAGCGGATCGCCGGTCCCGAGCAGGCGCACCGCCTCGTCGCGCACCGGGGCCGGCGCCCCGCTGCTCGGCTGGCCGGCGAGCAGGTTGATCACGTCGCCGTGCGTGCGCTGGCGCTGCGCGGACGCCTCCAGCAGGTCCATCACGTGGAACGGCGGCACGTTGGCGCGCTGCGCCACCTGGAGGCGGTTGGTCACGGTGGTGAGGCTACGGGGTGGATTGGTGGGAGTGGGAAACGCGAGTTTCACCGCTGGGGCGGTGAAACTCGCGCCCGTGGCGCCGGCCGCCCTTATGTCATGAAACTCGTGCTGGTGGGGTGCAACTGCATGACGCAAGCACGTGTTTCACCGCGTAGCCGGTGAAACTCGCGCGGCGTGCCGGCCGGCCCGGCGGCCGAAGTAGGACCCCTCGCCCAACTGGGTGCCCGAGCAGTAGCCCTTGCCGTCCTGGGCCAGGTTGGAGGCGCACGCGCCGGCGGCGTACAGGCCGGGCACGACCGAGCCGTCGGGGCGCTGCGCCTGGCCGTCGACGCTGACCCGGATCCCGCCGAGGGTGAAGCCGGCGTAGAGGGCGTGGCCGAGCCGGACGTCGAAGACCGCCCAGGGGCCGACCGACTGCGGCGCGAGCCACTCGGCGGCCTTGTGGAAGTCGGGATCCTCGCCGTGGGCGGCGTGCTCGTTGTAGCGGTCGAGGGTCTCCTGCAGGGCCGCCTCGGGGACGCCCAGCCCCAGCGCCATCTCGGCGACGCTCTCGTAGCCGTCCAGCAGCGGCACGAGCGGCATCGCGGGGTACTCGACGTGCTCGCTGTCGACGATGAGGTACGCCGCCGAGCCGGGCTGCTCCATGACGAACTGCGACGTGCGCGAGTGGTAGCTGTCCTCGGCGACGAAGCGCCGGCCGTCCTGGTTGACCAGCACCCCCGTCACCAGCACCGACGGCGGGTAGAACGGAGCGGTGATGAACGGCTCGTCCATGTGCTTGAGCTCGGCGCCCATCGACCGGCCCAGGCGGATCCCGAGGCCGTCGTCGTAGGTGGAGCCGAGCGTGAACAGCTTGGACCCGAGGGCGGGCGTGTGCTCGGCGACCATGTCGGGGTTCATGACGAACCCACCGGCCGCGAGGACCACCGCGG includes the following:
- a CDS encoding FAD-binding protein; this translates as MSAQGTAVPHVLAPADLPADAPAYDVVVVGFGIAGGCAALEAARAGASVLLLERAAVHGGTSSMSGGHFYLGGGTAVQRATGQEDSVEAMYDYLLAVSKDPEPDKIRAYCDDSVAHFEWLESLGFEFERSFYPEKAVIQPGTQGLMFTGNEKVWPFREQARPAPRGHKVPVPGDTEGTRIVMDLLRERVEEAGVTVRYETGATNLVASASGEVVGVAWRSFEETGYVAAPAVVLAAGGFVMNPDMVAEHTPALGSKLFTLGSTYDDGLGIRLGRSMGAELKHMDEPFITAPFYPPSVLVTGVLVNQDGRRFVAEDSYHSRTSQFVMEQPGSAAYLIVDSEHVEYPAMPLVPLLDGYESVAEMALGLGVPEAALQETLDRYNEHAAHGEDPDFHKAAEWLAPQSVGPWAVFDVRLGHALYAGFTLGGIRVSVDGQAQRPDGSVVPGLYAAGACASNLAQDGKGYCSGTQLGEGSYFGRRAGRHAARVSPATR